Part of the bacterium genome is shown below.
CCTCAACTGCGGCACCCTCACCGAAGGCTTCGAGGTGCGCCCGCCCCACATGTACACCGACCCGGAGTATTTGACCGGCTCGACCTACTACGAGGTGCGCGGCACGAGCGTCGGCGGCCACTACCAGGCCCAGATCTACGACCGCGACGGCGTCGACATCACGGCGACCGTCGGCGACGACCTGGAGGACGTCACGACCTACGATGCCGCGACGGGCCGCTACTACTTCAATTTCGGCAGCGCCTCGACGATGGAGGACTACTTCGACCAGACGGACGGCGTCTTCCGCCGGGCGGCAGGCGACGTCTCGGTCATCGTGAACTTCGGCGAGGGACCGCTCTCCACGCCGCCGGGGCCGAACGGGATCGTCGACGTGCGCCTGCGCGGGAACGGCAGCACCGACCTCAACACGACGGTCATCAACACGCGCTTCACCGGCATCACCGAGGAGCAGCGGATCGACCCCGCCTACTGGACCGGCGGCCGCACGACCGTCGAGCGCATGACCATCGAGCCCTACAACGGGCTGTCCATGGTCTGCGACGAGCTGGTCTGCGTCAACGCCGTGAACATCGGCACGGCGGACCAGCCGGGGCTGCTCTACATCACCGGCGGCGCGAACATCATCAACAGCAGCTTCGACTTCTTCGGCAGCATGATCTGCATGGGCAGCCTCACGCTGAACGCCCAGGCGGAGTTCACCTACGACCCGTCGTTCCTCGACCTGCTGCCCTCGTACATCGAGACCGAGTGGCTGTCCCTGGTCTCGGGCACGCTGCGCACCATCCACTGGCGCGAAGTGCCGCCCCCACCGCTCGGAAGCTGAGGAGGACCGCGTGTTCGGTACGTCAATCGCCCGCACGGGCATCGAGTTCGGGACCACCAGCGTGAAGCTGGTCCGCGGCGAGGGCCGCCAGCGCCTCGAGCGGGTGACCCATGCCCTGTCCGAGCCCTGGGACGGCCAGAACCGCGAGGACCGGCTCCCGCGCGCCGGCGCCGCCCTGCGCGATCTCCTGCGGCGCGCGGGCCTGGGACGCGGCCGCCTCGGCCGGATCGCCACCGCGGTCGGCTGGCAGGAGAGCACGCTGCGCGAGGCGGAGCTGCCCCCGCTCACCGGCAGGGAGCTGGCGCGGGCCCTGCCCTTCGAGGCCCGCAACCACCTCGACCTCGAGGCCATGGAGTCCCCGGTGCTGGCGGGGCAGATCCTCGAGCACACCGGTTCCGCGACGGCCGAGTCCGGCGCCGGGACGCGCGTGCTCCTGGCCGCCGCGCCCAAGCCCCGGCGCGACTTCGTGATCGGCGCCCTGGAATGCGCGGGGCTCGAGCTGCAAGTGGTCGACCTGGAGCCTCTGGCCGGGCTGAACGCCCTCTTCGCCGAGCTGGGCCGCGACCTGGACCCCGAAACGGCCGTCGCCCTGCTGGACATCGGCGCGCGCCACACGGCGCTGCACATCGCCTCGCGCCGGGGCGGACTGCTCACCCGCAACGTGGCCCCCGGCGCTCCCGCGGGCCAGGCGGCGGAGACGAGCGCGGAGCAGGGCTACTTCATGAAGCTCTCCTCCGGCGTGGAGCAGACCCTGACCTTCTACCGCGGCCGCTACCACCGCGAGGTGGGCGCCATCCACGCCGCCGGCGGCGGCGCGCGGGTCGCGTCGCGCCTGGCGTCGCTGAGCGGCGCGGTCGGCTTCCCCGTCAAGCTGTTCCTGCCCGCCGCCAGCCTCGGCGCGGGCGGCCTGGTGGCCGGCGAACCTCTCGGCCCGGAGTTCCTCACGGCCTGCGGCCTGTGCCGCTGGGCGGACGGTGACCATGTATAGGATCAACCTCTACCCCGACTACCAGCAGAAGAAGCTCATGGCCCGGCAGCGGACCATGGTGATGGGCGTGCTGATGATCCTGCTGGGGCTCGAGATCATGCTGGTCGGCGTGCTGATGGTCAGCGACCACCTCCTACGCGAGCGCGCCACCCAGCTGCGCGACGAGATGCCCTTGCTGGAAGCCAGGCTGCAGTCGCTGACGCACCCGCGAC
Proteins encoded:
- the pilM gene encoding pilus assembly protein PilM; its protein translation is MFGTSIARTGIEFGTTSVKLVRGEGRQRLERVTHALSEPWDGQNREDRLPRAGAALRDLLRRAGLGRGRLGRIATAVGWQESTLREAELPPLTGRELARALPFEARNHLDLEAMESPVLAGQILEHTGSATAESGAGTRVLLAAAPKPRRDFVIGALECAGLELQVVDLEPLAGLNALFAELGRDLDPETAVALLDIGARHTALHIASRRGGLLTRNVAPGAPAGQAAETSAEQGYFMKLSSGVEQTLTFYRGRYHREVGAIHAAGGGARVASRLASLSGAVGFPVKLFLPAASLGAGGLVAGEPLGPEFLTACGLCRWADGDHV